DNA sequence from the Butyricimonas faecalis genome:
GAAGATCACGGTGAATAAAGATGGTAGTTTTGAGTTTTCTTTTGACTTAAAAAAGCCGGGATATTATTCGGTGGGAAGGAATACATTGTACTTGACCCCGGGGGATGATATGGAGGTGAATTTGGGAACTTCTCAGCCGCAAAGTTGGTTTAAGGGGCAAGGTGCTGACGTGAATACTTATTTGAAAGGACGTTTATTCCCGAAAGCGGGTTCGTTTTTGGAGGCCGGTCGGAACGTGAAAGGCAGTTTCGAAGAGACGAAAAAATATATTGACGATCGGGCCGCTCAACGGGAGAAAGAATTGAAAGCATTGCCGAATGCAAGCAAGGAATTTGTGGAATTGGAAATGATGAGGATTAAGGCTGATGTAGCAAATAGTTATATGGCATATTTATGGTATTCTGATCTTTTGAAAGATTGTAAGACACGGGAAGAGGGAGAAAAAATTGCAAATGAGTTTAATAAGTCCATTCGGGAATACATTAATCCCTTATTAAAAGAGATTTCTGCCAAGGATAAGTATTTGGAGGTGGCCGTGGTGAGAGATGTGTTGTTGAGTTGCTATGATATGGATGCTTCTATATTTGATTTCCCGAAGTCTCAACGGTTGACGGAATTAAATGATGCTTACGTGACCGGGGAGCGTATGGATGAAGAGATGACGAAATCTCTTTATGATGAATTGTATGCTTTTGGTTCTAAGTTGAAAAATGCAGATTTTAAACAAGCTTTTTTAGGGAGGTTGGAGAAACGGGCAAAATTAATGGAGGGGCGTCCTGCAATTGATTTTGTGGTTGTGAATATGGATGGGAAGAAAGGTAAGCTGAGTGATTATAAAGGTAAAGTTCTATTCGTGGATTTTTGGGCAACGTGGTGCATGCCTTGTTTGGGAGAGATGCCTTATTTTAACGAGTTGAGTAAGCAGTTCCCGAATATTCAATTCGTTGGTATTTCTTTAGATGATAACACGGAGGTGTGGTTGAATAAATTGAAAGGAGATGCCGATCATGGGAAGGTGTTGGAGTTGTTTTCTACTGATCCGTTGGTACGGACGGGATGGGATATCACTGGAATTCCTCGTTTCTTGTTGATCGATAAAGATTTCAATATTATATCGGCTTCGGCTCCTCGTCCATCTGAAAAAGATGTGATTGTTCCTCTTTTGGAAAAGTATAATAAGAAATAAATTGTGATTTCCTGATCGATCCTCAAGGTAAGATTATCTTGACCAATGCTCGCGGGGGATGGTTGGATACGAAGTTGATAGAGTTGTTTGACAAGTAACGAATTGTGTTTGAATGAATGTTTATAGAGGTTATCCTGTTGGGGGTAGCCTCTTTTTTATTAAATGTTTTCGAGGTTATTGCATAACACGATAAATATTTATATTCTGCAAAATCTTATTTATTTACGTTAGCACAGAATTATGCATTGAATTATTTGAGGCATTGTTAGGGAAGTGTTGTACAATCAATAAGATTGGATATATTTACATGGCATTGAACATTTTTGTTCTGTTGATTGAACATTTTGTTGTAACAAGATTGAACATTTAATAAAATGGAATATAAAAGAGCCCAGTTTGAGGGAATTCTAGATCGTATTAATGAACCTCGTGATGATGTTGTTGGAGTGACGGCCAATTGGCTTGTTGAAGTTTGGGAAACTCAGCGAATGAAGATGGTTGTAAGAGGCGAGTTGAATCTGCGATTTTTAAAAACATTTCGGGCTATATTGTAAATATGCGTTATTTTTCTTAAAATTGCAAAATTTTAGAAGAGAATATGCATCTTTTTGATGATCATAACGTATTGTTGAAGGCCTTGCAAAAAGGAGAGGAGAAGGCTTTTGAGTATATTTTTAATCATTACTATGATGGTTTGTTGAATTATGCGGGACGTATTGTTGGGGAGACGGAGTTGGCGAATGATCTTGTGCAAGAGACGTTTTGTAAGTTATACGAGGGGCATGCAGATTTAAATATTCACTTATCAATAAAATCTTATCTTTATAAATCGGTTTACAATAGTTGTTTGAATGAGCTAAAGCATCGGAAGGTGGTTAATAATTATGTAGATCGGGAGATGTTGAATTTTTATTTTTCCGAGATAATACAGACTCCGGAAGCGGAATTGGCGTTGTTGGACGAGGATATAAATAATGCTTTACAGGAGGCAATAGATAAGTTACCGGAGCGTTGTCGTGAGATTTTTGTGTTGAGTAAGATGGATGAAATGTCCAATAAAGAGATTGCAGAACATTTAAATATATCGGTGAAAACAGTTGAAATTCAAATGACTAAAGCGCTTTCTCGTTTGCGAATGGAGTTGGAATGGTTACTTTGTGTTATTTTTATTACAAATTTTTAGATTTAGGATAGGGGTTATCGTTTTATGAGTTGTCATAGGAGTATAAAGTAGAAAGGTATGACAAACGAATTCGATGAATTAATATGGCGGGTTTTGGACGGGAAGGCTTCTTCCGAGGAGATTTGTCGTGTAAAGGAATGGGTGCAAAATGACGAGCATAAACGCCATTTTAAGCAATTGCAAAAGTTTTGGAATGTGGTAAACGGACCGCACGTTTCATTCGAGCGAAAACAGAAGGAATTGATTCGTTTCCAGGATTTTATGCGGAAACATTCTCAGAAAAAAGAAAGAACGTTTGTTGGTAAGAAATGGTATAGAAATGCTGCAGTTTGGTTAATTCCGATTTTGTCGGCAGCGTTTGGGGTGTGGCATGAATTTTCAAGAGAGTATGCGTCACCTTTTTTGGCAGAAACGGGAGAGTTGGTATCTCCGGGGATGCCTCAAGCGGTATTGACAATTTCAGGGGGAGATACGATCGTTTTGCAACCGAATCGAGCCGTGGATATTCAATTGGCCGGACAAGTGCGTGTTGTGGGGTCCGGTGAAAGTATTGTTTACGAGTTGGATGAGGGCGAAAGTCCAAGGGTAGAACGGTATAACACGCTGGCCACTCCGGTGGGAGGGGAGTATCAGGTGGAGTTGTCTGATGGTTCAAAAGTGTGGTTGAATTCATTGACGAAGTTGCGTTACCCGGAGGTGTTCAAAGAGGATTGTCGAGAGGTTTATTTGACCGGAGAGGCTTATTTTGAGGTGAAGCATGATGCCGAACGTCCATTTGTTGTGGTGGTGGATGGTATGAAGGTTGCGGTTTATGGAACGCGTTTTAATGTGAATACGTATCATGCGGGTGTTGTACAAACGGTACTTGTTGATGGAAAGGTCGGAGTACAGGTGGATGCAACGGGAAAAGAGATTGTGTTGCATCCTAATGAGATGGCTACCTATTCGGAGGAGTCGCAACAGGTGAATGTGAAGGCGATTGTCCCGTATGTATATACGGCATGGAAGGATGGGAAATTTGTATTTGATGAGGAACCGGTGGAAGAGATCATGAAGCGTTTGAGTCGTTGGTATGGTATAAAGGTCGTGTATAAGAATGAACAAGTGAAAGAACAGTTGTTTACAGGGATTATCA
Encoded proteins:
- a CDS encoding RNA polymerase sigma-70 factor, with product MHLFDDHNVLLKALQKGEEKAFEYIFNHYYDGLLNYAGRIVGETELANDLVQETFCKLYEGHADLNIHLSIKSYLYKSVYNSCLNELKHRKVVNNYVDREMLNFYFSEIIQTPEAELALLDEDINNALQEAIDKLPERCREIFVLSKMDEMSNKEIAEHLNISVKTVEIQMTKALSRLRMELEWLLCVIFITNF
- a CDS encoding TlpA family protein disulfide reductase, yielding MKNVLFMFLFVVGVTSYGFGKNVRLHGSLKEFGTNVVSMDFDGAAGEISKEWSQKITVNKDGSFEFSFDLKKPGYYSVGRNTLYLTPGDDMEVNLGTSQPQSWFKGQGADVNTYLKGRLFPKAGSFLEAGRNVKGSFEETKKYIDDRAAQREKELKALPNASKEFVELEMMRIKADVANSYMAYLWYSDLLKDCKTREEGEKIANEFNKSIREYINPLLKEISAKDKYLEVAVVRDVLLSCYDMDASIFDFPKSQRLTELNDAYVTGERMDEEMTKSLYDELYAFGSKLKNADFKQAFLGRLEKRAKLMEGRPAIDFVVVNMDGKKGKLSDYKGKVLFVDFWATWCMPCLGEMPYFNELSKQFPNIQFVGISLDDNTEVWLNKLKGDADHGKVLELFSTDPLVRTGWDITGIPRFLLIDKDFNIISASAPRPSEKDVIVPLLEKYNKK
- a CDS encoding FecR family protein, with amino-acid sequence MTNEFDELIWRVLDGKASSEEICRVKEWVQNDEHKRHFKQLQKFWNVVNGPHVSFERKQKELIRFQDFMRKHSQKKERTFVGKKWYRNAAVWLIPILSAAFGVWHEFSREYASPFLAETGELVSPGMPQAVLTISGGDTIVLQPNRAVDIQLAGQVRVVGSGESIVYELDEGESPRVERYNTLATPVGGEYQVELSDGSKVWLNSLTKLRYPEVFKEDCREVYLTGEAYFEVKHDAERPFVVVVDGMKVAVYGTRFNVNTYHAGVVQTVLVDGKVGVQVDATGKEIVLHPNEMATYSEESQQVNVKAIVPYVYTAWKDGKFVFDEEPVEEIMKRLSRWYGIKVVYKNEQVKEQLFTGIITRYAEVKDVLHLIEETALVHFYLNGNVVTVSTD